A genomic stretch from Candidatus Hydrogenisulfobacillus filiaventi includes:
- a CDS encoding Putative SOS response-associated peptidase (Evidence 3 : Putative function from multiple computational evidences) has product MCGRYTLTLPVDRLPALWPGQAWEWAGEAAAWTPRYNISPGERVLTVVARGEAARAGLMRWGLELPARPGQRLINLRWESLAGRPGFRDLARRGRCLLPADGFYEWSPPANGRLPFRCVPREGPVLWLAGVYRILADGPAVAIVTVPAVEPVAAVHARMPLALEGAGLKHWLDPAWEPRQAGETLPFATPPLSCYRVSSRVNRAGVEDPGLIRPWEAS; this is encoded by the coding sequence ATGTGCGGGCGGTACACGTTGACCCTGCCGGTGGACCGGCTGCCTGCCCTGTGGCCGGGGCAGGCCTGGGAATGGGCGGGGGAGGCGGCGGCCTGGACCCCCCGCTACAACATCAGCCCCGGGGAACGGGTCCTGACGGTGGTCGCCCGCGGGGAAGCCGCCCGGGCCGGTCTCATGCGCTGGGGCCTGGAGCTGCCGGCACGGCCGGGGCAGCGCCTCATCAACCTGCGGTGGGAAAGCCTGGCGGGACGGCCCGGATTCCGCGACCTGGCGCGCCGCGGGCGCTGCCTGCTGCCCGCGGACGGCTTTTACGAGTGGAGCCCGCCGGCAAACGGACGGCTGCCCTTCCGGTGCGTGCCCCGGGAGGGGCCGGTGCTCTGGCTGGCGGGGGTGTACCGGATTCTGGCGGACGGCCCGGCGGTGGCCATTGTCACGGTGCCCGCGGTGGAACCCGTGGCGGCGGTGCATGCCCGGATGCCGCTGGCTCTGGAGGGGGCGGGGCTGAAACATTGGCTGGATCCGGCCTGGGAGCCCCGGCAGGCCGGGGAGACGCTGCCCTTCGCTACGCCTCCCCTCTCCTGCTATCGGGTTTCCTCCCGGGTCAACCGTGCCGGCGTGGAGGATCCCGGGCTCATCCGCCCCTGGGAAGCCTCCTAG
- a CDS encoding putative membrane transporter protein (Evidence 3 : Putative function from multiple computational evidences) → MVAGAGMLHAAARLLPRSVPLPALVGAGMLAGLGFAWLGSAGAVLATPLLMLGVPARWVHRLMGLHLLLVVLGGLSGLVRRPRLALPWHLLRRFLLPALAALAGAAWLGPRLGGRWLWGVLAAALVWQAVALWRPGRPSRHPGLRAALVGGLMGLAGAGAGLFVPPALAAMGPELPVPVLARGSLVITALLAGGSAGAYVLHGWIRWRAALWLLAASGVGSALGGRLEGRGRLRRLQEPAVYRRLVGWLCLAAGVMAALRGLGAWR, encoded by the coding sequence ATGGTGGCGGGGGCAGGCATGTTGCACGCGGCGGCCCGGCTGCTGCCGCGGTCGGTGCCGTTGCCGGCCCTGGTGGGGGCGGGGATGCTGGCCGGCCTCGGGTTCGCCTGGCTGGGCAGCGCGGGGGCGGTGCTGGCCACCCCCCTGCTCATGCTGGGGGTGCCGGCACGCTGGGTCCATCGCCTGATGGGCCTGCACCTGCTGCTGGTGGTGCTGGGCGGGTTGTCCGGTCTGGTCCGCCGTCCGCGCCTGGCGTTGCCTTGGCATCTGCTGCGCCGGTTCCTGCTGCCGGCCCTGGCCGCCCTGGCAGGCGCAGCCTGGCTGGGCCCCCGCCTGGGGGGCCGCTGGCTGTGGGGGGTACTGGCAGCAGCGTTGGTCTGGCAGGCGGTAGCCCTATGGCGGCCCGGAAGGCCGAGCCGCCACCCGGGCCTGCGTGCCGCCCTGGTAGGGGGGCTGATGGGGCTGGCCGGCGCGGGAGCCGGGCTGTTTGTGCCGCCCGCCCTGGCGGCGATGGGGCCGGAGCTGCCGGTGCCCGTGCTGGCACGGGGCTCGCTGGTCATCACCGCCCTGCTGGCGGGCGGCAGTGCGGGGGCGTATGTCCTGCACGGCTGGATCCGGTGGCGGGCGGCCCTCTGGCTGCTGGCGGCCTCGGGGGTCGGGAGCGCCCTGGGCGGCCGGCTGGAGGGACGGGGCCGCCTGCGCCGGTTGCAGGAACCGGCGGTCTACCGGCGGCTGGTGGGCTGGTTATGTCTGGCCGCGGGCGTGATGGCCGCCTTGCGCGGGCTGGGAGCCTGGCGCTAG
- a CDS encoding protein of unknown function (Evidence 5 : Unknown function), whose protein sequence is MVTRLQRRAGLVVLTGALILGAAVTWRWQRPGLGVRVIPGPGRPVIRIQPRGWLDVRRWWVTAGGGMVWQGSGPGRQAYRAAVPAGSGRMTVHVSGLAWGLWPARWERRVYVAAPLALTRAAPGWVGEGHPLVLEFDHPPRQLTVKVDGRRVRWRFAPGGSRVLIPIGGPAGASESVTVTARGAGGGRLVRTLVVHTAPSLAVHLASGPYLAGRTPVLLVWNQPVALSEAARAALNWIPAVPGRWQQAGPRCWAFRPRAPWEAGHAETLALAAVPGLVSSFGRHLEAGRVWQFFGYVPPAPAYWLLPGHPHTVYLTVDGLTTVRPPRSLLQAVEAGVPITAFLPARQVRADPGFWRRWVVAGGVMEDGTEDGRLLADLPWDQQRRAWAVARLQEARWLGIDPGLGRPPGGVVTPVEQMAAAEAGIRALILWSAVLGPGDRLQTWNGRPLSGGEIIRMTWGPGSAAALRVLETRLRAAHLHLGRLPQAVPGAPVPVKPVGGSADPTSSTAPAGA, encoded by the coding sequence GTGGTGACACGGCTCCAGCGGCGGGCGGGCCTGGTAGTGTTGACCGGTGCCCTTATCCTGGGCGCTGCTGTGACCTGGCGCTGGCAACGGCCCGGGCTCGGGGTGCGGGTAATCCCGGGTCCGGGCCGGCCGGTCATCCGGATCCAGCCCCGCGGCTGGCTGGACGTCCGCCGCTGGTGGGTCACGGCGGGTGGCGGGATGGTGTGGCAGGGGAGCGGGCCGGGGAGGCAGGCCTACCGGGCAGCGGTTCCCGCCGGCAGCGGCAGGATGACGGTCCATGTCAGCGGGCTGGCCTGGGGGCTCTGGCCGGCCCGGTGGGAGCGGCGGGTATACGTGGCGGCGCCCCTGGCCCTGACGCGGGCTGCTCCGGGTTGGGTGGGGGAAGGGCACCCGCTGGTGCTGGAGTTCGACCACCCGCCCCGCCAGCTGACGGTGAAGGTGGATGGCCGGCGGGTGCGGTGGCGGTTTGCCCCCGGGGGCTCCCGGGTGCTCATTCCCATCGGGGGGCCGGCTGGGGCGTCGGAGAGCGTCACCGTCACCGCCCGCGGGGCCGGCGGCGGCCGGCTGGTCCGGACGCTGGTGGTCCACACCGCCCCCTCCCTGGCGGTCCACCTGGCTTCCGGTCCGTACCTGGCGGGGCGTACCCCTGTGCTGCTGGTTTGGAACCAGCCGGTAGCACTGAGCGAGGCGGCCCGCGCCGCCTTGAACTGGATTCCGGCGGTCCCCGGCCGTTGGCAGCAGGCCGGCCCCCGCTGCTGGGCGTTCCGGCCCCGGGCGCCGTGGGAGGCCGGCCATGCCGAAACCCTGGCGCTGGCGGCGGTACCGGGCCTGGTCTCCAGCTTCGGGCGCCACCTGGAGGCCGGCCGGGTCTGGCAGTTCTTCGGGTATGTCCCCCCGGCCCCGGCCTACTGGCTGCTGCCCGGTCATCCGCATACCGTCTACCTGACGGTGGACGGCCTGACCACCGTCCGGCCCCCCCGCAGTCTCCTGCAGGCGGTTGAGGCGGGAGTGCCCATCACTGCCTTCCTCCCGGCCCGCCAGGTGCGGGCCGATCCCGGGTTCTGGCGCCGGTGGGTCGTCGCCGGCGGCGTGATGGAGGACGGCACCGAAGACGGCCGGCTGCTGGCGGACCTGCCCTGGGACCAGCAGCGGCGGGCCTGGGCTGTTGCCCGCCTGCAGGAGGCGCGCTGGCTGGGGATTGACCCCGGCCTCGGTCGGCCGCCCGGCGGGGTGGTGACGCCAGTGGAACAGATGGCCGCCGCGGAGGCCGGCATCCGGGCCCTTATTCTCTGGAGCGCCGTGCTGGGGCCGGGGGACCGGCTGCAGACCTGGAACGGCCGGCCGTTAAGCGGCGGCGAGATCATCCGGATGACCTGGGGACCGGGATCCGCCGCGGCCCTGCGGGTGCTGGAGACCCGCCTGCGGGCGGCCCACCTGCACCTCGGCCGTCTGCCGCAGGCGGTACCGGGGGCCCCGGTCCCGGTCAAGCCCGTCGGGGGTTCAGCGGATCCCACCAGTTCCACCGCCCCAGCAGGCGCATGA
- a CDS encoding protein of unknown function (Evidence 5 : Unknown function), whose protein sequence is MGGGSRRPDPVETVLGLILLTSADLPPGPGGRLRLLAVPVAPAPGPVLTVVVRASSRCSGLHLRPGLQVRAWGRLRGRTLEARRLQACHPADRRASTSPLCNPKETGR, encoded by the coding sequence ATGGGGGGCGGATCGCGCAGGCCGGACCCAGTGGAAACGGTGCTGGGCCTGATCCTGCTCACCAGCGCCGATCTGCCCCCTGGCCCCGGCGGGCGCCTGCGCCTGCTGGCGGTGCCGGTGGCGCCGGCCCCCGGCCCCGTCCTCACGGTGGTGGTCCGCGCCTCCTCCCGGTGCAGCGGCCTGCATCTACGGCCCGGCCTGCAAGTCCGGGCCTGGGGCCGCCTGCGTGGGCGGACCCTGGAGGCCCGACGGCTCCAGGCCTGCCATCCGGCCGACCGGCGGGCCTCCACCTCCCCACTTTGCAACCCGAAGGAGACAGGCCGATGA
- a CDS encoding Peptidyl-prolyl cis-trans isomerase encodes MLAGGLLLAGCGTSPDPTGPGARWPHPPAMTLVPGSRYQAVVRTSAGSFTIRLFARQDPAAVNSFVFLARHRFYDGDRFFRVLPSLFIQAGDPLNDGRGGPGYRLPPELPPPFPYQPGIVALARQGRANSGSQFFICTGPAADALNHSPVYTELGRVTSGMAVVEAIAHGPLGPNPDYGGELSRPRDPVRILSVTILQSGSRPPGRARQGG; translated from the coding sequence GTGCTGGCCGGCGGGCTGCTCCTGGCCGGGTGCGGTACGTCCCCCGATCCCACGGGACCCGGCGCCCGCTGGCCCCACCCCCCGGCCATGACCCTGGTGCCGGGCAGCCGGTATCAGGCGGTCGTCCGGACTTCGGCCGGCAGCTTTACCATCCGCCTTTTCGCCCGCCAGGACCCGGCGGCTGTCAACAGTTTCGTTTTCCTGGCCCGGCACCGCTTTTACGATGGCGACCGCTTCTTCCGGGTACTGCCCTCGCTGTTCATCCAGGCTGGTGACCCCTTGAACGACGGCCGCGGCGGGCCGGGGTACCGGCTACCGCCGGAACTGCCGCCGCCCTTCCCCTACCAGCCCGGTATTGTCGCGCTGGCCCGCCAGGGACGGGCGAACAGTGGCAGTCAGTTCTTCATCTGTACCGGCCCCGCCGCGGACGCTCTCAATCATAGTCCGGTCTATACGGAACTGGGGCGGGTCACCAGCGGCATGGCGGTGGTGGAGGCCATCGCCCATGGGCCGCTCGGCCCCAACCCGGATTATGGGGGCGAGCTGAGCCGCCCCCGGGATCCGGTCCGGATTCTTTCCGTCACCATTCTGCAATCCGGGTCCCGCCCGCCCGGGCGGGCCCGTCAAGGAGGCTGA
- a CDS encoding conserved membrane protein of unknown function (Evidence 4 : Unknown function but conserved in other organisms) — MARDAGMEPSLGERTGAAPPPRTSAVPVRLPVARPRSWQVLGLVLLVRILTMEVGSLAYIYLPHAWVESPPGTLPPQGSLLFRALVGLWTHWDGLWYLSIAQQGYAGRATATAFFPLYPLTIDLFGGTALSAVLAALVAAAAAYWILYRLASLEFGERVGWYTLLALAAFPTSFYLTAAYSESLFLALAAGSLYLARRRRYWPAGLAAALAGLVSTYGVLLVVPLAWVAWVQEGWRPRRYAFLALVPGGLLAYMAYLTPLFGDPLVFDHAQSNWGRHLAFFGVTLWRAAVHAWENLGQAISPGALFAPGSPSLGPSNVYNLLFALAVLGILIWATLRRRLPGYLLSYAWLALAVPLSYPAYGTPLMSMPRLALEVFPLFPALGLLLVRSRLARRVYFLSALPLAVLLITLYATAHWVA, encoded by the coding sequence ATGGCAAGAGACGCAGGCATGGAACCGTCGCTTGGGGAGCGGACGGGGGCTGCGCCGCCGCCCCGGACCTCCGCCGTGCCGGTCCGGCTCCCGGTTGCCCGGCCCCGCTCGTGGCAGGTGCTGGGGCTGGTCCTGCTGGTCCGGATCCTGACCATGGAGGTCGGCAGCCTGGCGTACATCTATCTGCCCCACGCCTGGGTGGAGTCTCCGCCGGGGACCCTGCCCCCCCAGGGCAGCCTGCTGTTCCGGGCCCTGGTAGGGCTCTGGACCCACTGGGACGGCCTGTGGTACCTCTCCATCGCCCAGCAGGGCTATGCCGGCCGCGCCACCGCGACCGCCTTCTTTCCGCTCTATCCGCTGACCATCGACCTGTTCGGCGGGACCGCCCTCTCGGCGGTGCTGGCGGCGCTGGTGGCGGCTGCAGCCGCCTACTGGATCCTCTACCGCCTGGCCAGCCTGGAATTCGGGGAGCGGGTAGGCTGGTACACCCTCCTGGCCCTGGCCGCCTTTCCCACCAGCTTCTACCTGACCGCGGCATACTCGGAATCGCTCTTCCTGGCCCTGGCCGCCGGCAGCCTGTACCTGGCCCGGCGCCGCCGTTACTGGCCGGCCGGCCTGGCAGCAGCCCTGGCCGGACTGGTCAGCACCTACGGGGTGCTGCTGGTGGTGCCCCTGGCCTGGGTTGCCTGGGTCCAGGAGGGCTGGCGGCCGCGGCGCTACGCCTTTCTGGCCCTGGTCCCCGGCGGCCTGCTGGCCTACATGGCCTACCTGACCCCCTTGTTCGGCGACCCGCTGGTGTTCGACCATGCCCAGTCCAACTGGGGCCGGCATCTGGCCTTTTTTGGCGTGACCCTCTGGCGGGCGGCCGTCCACGCCTGGGAGAACCTGGGCCAGGCCATCTCCCCCGGGGCGCTGTTCGCGCCCGGATCGCCCTCCCTGGGTCCCAGCAACGTCTATAACCTGCTGTTCGCCCTGGCGGTGCTGGGGATCCTGATCTGGGCCACCCTCCGGCGCCGGCTGCCCGGTTACCTCCTGTCCTACGCCTGGCTGGCCCTGGCGGTGCCGTTGAGCTACCCCGCTTACGGCACCCCCCTCATGTCGATGCCGCGTCTGGCCCTGGAGGTCTTTCCCCTCTTCCCCGCCCTGGGCCTGCTGCTGGTGCGCAGCCGCCTGGCCCGCCGCGTCTATTTCCTGAGCGCGCTGCCCCTGGCGGTGCTGCTCATCACCCTTTACGCCACCGCTCATTGGGTGGCCTAG
- a CDS encoding protein of unknown function (Evidence 5 : Unknown function), whose protein sequence is MHPRQELALLDAIIAGLPQLSSQAVGPLWPVVKNADTNLSGYQLFQLGNFIRGGQLQLEPLATLRKEVH, encoded by the coding sequence TTGCATCCCCGTCAGGAGCTGGCGCTGCTCGACGCCATCATCGCCGGTCTGCCCCAGCTCAGCAGCCAGGCGGTCGGCCCGTTGTGGCCGGTGGTGAAGAATGCGGACACCAATCTGAGCGGCTACCAGCTCTTCCAGTTGGGCAATTTCATCCGCGGCGGCCAGTTGCAGCTGGAACCGCTGGCCACGCTACGGAAAGAGGTTCACTGA
- the ptpA gene encoding Low molecular weight protein-tyrosine-phosphatase translates to MRSDRPVRVVFVCAGNICRSPMAEAVFREQVSQAGLGDVIEVASRGTEDWHEGEPPHEGTLAVLDAHGIDARHQRARQIRHRELPEYDYVIALDRSNRDRLLRMPGADPARISLLRSWDPAGGELDVPDPYYTGRFQETYELIRPATEALLEAIRRRHLAPAPEGSA, encoded by the coding sequence GTGCGAAGTGACCGGCCCGTCCGGGTGGTTTTTGTCTGTGCCGGCAATATCTGCCGTTCGCCGATGGCGGAGGCCGTCTTCCGGGAGCAGGTCAGCCAGGCCGGCCTTGGGGACGTCATCGAGGTCGCGTCCCGCGGGACCGAGGATTGGCACGAGGGGGAACCCCCCCACGAAGGAACCCTGGCGGTGTTGGATGCCCACGGCATTGACGCCCGCCATCAGCGGGCCCGCCAGATCCGCCACCGGGAGCTGCCGGAATACGATTACGTCATTGCCCTGGATCGCAGCAACCGCGACCGCCTGCTGCGCATGCCCGGCGCCGACCCGGCGCGCATTTCCCTCCTCCGCAGCTGGGATCCTGCGGGCGGGGAGCTGGATGTGCCGGACCCCTACTACACCGGCCGCTTCCAGGAAACCTACGAGCTCATCCGGCCGGCCACGGAGGCCCTGCTGGAGGCTATCCGGCGGCGGCATCTGGCCCCGGCCCCCGAGGGATCGGCGTGA
- the devR gene encoding DNA-binding transcriptional activator DevR/DosR codes for MSEEGKKIRVAIVDDHEVVRVGLRSMIERQPDMEFVGEAATAQEALRLIPGRTDVAILDIRLPDQSGIEVCRQVKAEDPDVSVIMLTSFGDDDVLFQSLLAGAAGYLLKETRGRAVIDAIRTVASGGSLLDPGVAEKVLSRIRHANVNAKENPLDTLTSQERRILELIAEGKTNKEIGEIVFLSDKTVKHYVSNILSKLGLSRRSEAAAFLARHEKA; via the coding sequence ATGAGCGAAGAGGGCAAGAAGATCCGCGTCGCCATTGTGGACGACCACGAGGTGGTGCGCGTGGGCCTGCGCAGCATGATCGAACGGCAGCCGGATATGGAGTTCGTGGGCGAGGCGGCCACGGCCCAGGAGGCCCTCCGGCTCATTCCCGGCCGTACCGATGTCGCCATCCTGGATATCCGGTTGCCGGACCAGAGCGGAATCGAGGTCTGCCGGCAGGTTAAGGCCGAGGATCCCGATGTGAGCGTCATTATGCTGACTTCCTTCGGCGACGATGACGTGCTCTTCCAGTCCCTGTTGGCGGGCGCCGCCGGCTACCTCCTGAAGGAGACCCGGGGCCGGGCCGTGATCGATGCCATCCGCACCGTGGCCAGCGGCGGGTCCCTGCTGGACCCCGGGGTGGCCGAGAAGGTCCTGAGCCGGATCCGGCACGCGAACGTCAACGCCAAGGAGAACCCCCTCGACACCCTGACCAGCCAGGAGCGCCGCATCCTGGAGCTGATTGCCGAGGGCAAGACCAACAAGGAAATCGGCGAGATCGTCTTCCTGAGCGACAAGACGGTCAAGCACTATGTCAGCAACATCCTCTCCAAGCTGGGTCTCTCCCGGCGCTCGGAGGCGGCGGCGTTCCTGGCCCGCCACGAGAAGGCCTAG
- a CDS encoding Ribonuclease BN yields the protein MRQRMRPAQVLWTLWRHAAADDVGAYAAALAYRLLFTVFPLALLITAFLSLLHLPSLFRLLQPFTTLLNPAVRRLVLHSLAEAVRQEHPGLLSLGMAGVLWGVFGGVNALMDALNHAFGWHPPYRRSFWRTRLVALGLGLGFAGLTVLLAALLQAGPRGTPVHWLVGAIGLAAALAVLYRWGPDRPPPWRAVLTGTVVALSLWLGGSWLLTLLTRSFPRYQRLYGALGTVIALLLYLYYVGWAILTGAEAAALRAARIRTRAAPAPPAAGPPDPPLPRR from the coding sequence ATGCGTCAGCGGATGCGCCCTGCACAGGTGCTCTGGACCCTCTGGCGGCACGCCGCCGCGGACGATGTGGGCGCCTATGCGGCAGCGCTGGCCTACCGGCTGCTGTTCACGGTGTTCCCGCTGGCCCTGCTCATTACCGCCTTTTTGAGCCTGCTGCACCTGCCCTCCCTGTTCCGGCTCCTGCAGCCGTTCACCACCCTCCTCAATCCGGCTGTGCGCCGCCTGGTCCTGCACAGTCTGGCGGAGGCGGTCCGGCAGGAGCACCCCGGCCTGCTGTCCCTGGGCATGGCGGGGGTCCTCTGGGGCGTGTTCGGCGGGGTCAACGCCCTCATGGACGCCCTCAACCATGCTTTCGGCTGGCACCCGCCCTACCGGCGCTCCTTCTGGCGGACGCGGCTGGTCGCCCTGGGGCTGGGGCTGGGATTTGCCGGCCTGACCGTGCTGCTGGCAGCCCTGCTGCAGGCGGGCCCGCGGGGGACGCCGGTGCACTGGCTGGTAGGCGCCATCGGGCTGGCGGCGGCCCTGGCGGTGCTGTACCGGTGGGGACCGGACCGGCCGCCGCCCTGGCGGGCGGTGCTGACCGGCACCGTGGTGGCATTGAGCCTATGGCTCGGGGGATCCTGGCTGCTGACCCTCCTGACCCGCAGTTTTCCCCGCTATCAACGGCTCTACGGTGCGTTGGGCACCGTGATCGCCCTCTTGCTCTACCTCTATTACGTCGGCTGGGCCATCCTCACCGGGGCGGAGGCGGCCGCCCTGCGGGCGGCTAGAATCCGAACGCGAGCCGCACCAGCACCGCCAGCAGCAGGCCCACCAGACCCCCCACTACCGCGCCGTTGA
- a CDS encoding protein of unknown function (Evidence 5 : Unknown function): protein MGVQRRQEAAGFSRSGWWLLGGLALAGAVAVGVSLRYHARMPAAVRSTIVPNDRPPARVVVAITGTPQAPGFIGFIADLHPRSRTLDVVPLPPQLPVNTPTGLQPLWLAVSQAQTPAEVQADIAAATGVPVRYYFFDDLAGLNAVLSTLYEDDPAWSPSASPMPP from the coding sequence TTGGGTGTTCAGCGGCGGCAGGAGGCGGCAGGCTTCTCGCGCAGCGGCTGGTGGCTGCTCGGTGGACTGGCTCTGGCCGGAGCGGTGGCCGTGGGAGTCTCACTCCGCTACCATGCCCGGATGCCTGCCGCCGTCCGTTCCACCATCGTGCCCAATGACCGTCCCCCGGCCCGGGTGGTGGTGGCCATCACCGGCACCCCCCAGGCCCCGGGATTCATCGGGTTCATCGCCGACCTGCATCCCCGGAGCCGCACCCTGGACGTGGTGCCCTTGCCGCCCCAATTGCCGGTGAACACGCCCACGGGGCTGCAGCCCCTGTGGCTGGCAGTGTCCCAAGCCCAGACCCCGGCGGAGGTGCAGGCGGACATCGCGGCGGCTACCGGGGTGCCGGTGCGCTACTATTTCTTCGATGACCTGGCCGGCTTGAATGCGGTTCTCTCCACCCTCTACGAGGATGACCCCGCCTGGTCCCCCTCCGCCTCCCCGATGCCGCCCTGA
- a CDS encoding DHHA1 domain-containing protein → MTVTAADLVLPAEPPAHGYLITHDRCLDGATAGVVAEAAGLFPVFVEPDGAPAALEAFRQRGWTGPLYLADVSVPEALFPAWQDAISRILDHHQTALPLSRYPRVTVDLHRSGAHLWYDFCVERGWLAATPEWDRLVQEVERYDLWQPGRGLGQDLNRLLRERGYNWYRTYYAHGWRPLTPELGDQLADLIRHEAEFVRAHLKRAQWWRAGSLTGAAVALEDEGPVNEVAHRLLEAGADVVILLKPDGRLSARSNNRVNVAERMQAGFQGGGHARAAGGQLPEGLSRSVEGAVEVLRRLLRDATGQEPQPALLP, encoded by the coding sequence ATGACCGTTACCGCCGCCGACCTTGTCCTGCCGGCCGAACCGCCGGCACACGGCTACCTCATCACCCACGACCGCTGTCTGGACGGCGCGACCGCCGGGGTGGTCGCGGAAGCCGCCGGCCTCTTTCCTGTCTTTGTGGAACCGGACGGGGCGCCGGCCGCCCTGGAGGCCTTCCGGCAGCGGGGGTGGACCGGTCCCTTGTATCTGGCCGACGTGTCGGTCCCGGAGGCACTGTTCCCGGCCTGGCAGGACGCCATCAGCCGCATCCTGGACCATCACCAGACCGCCCTGCCCCTGAGCCGGTATCCGCGGGTCACGGTGGACCTGCACCGCTCCGGCGCCCACCTCTGGTATGACTTCTGCGTGGAACGGGGATGGCTGGCCGCTACGCCGGAATGGGACCGGCTGGTGCAGGAAGTGGAGCGCTACGACCTCTGGCAGCCGGGCCGGGGGCTGGGGCAGGATCTTAACCGCCTGCTGCGCGAGCGGGGTTATAACTGGTACCGCACCTATTACGCCCATGGTTGGCGGCCTCTCACCCCGGAGCTGGGGGACCAGCTGGCGGACCTTATCCGGCACGAAGCCGAATTCGTCCGCGCCCATCTCAAGCGGGCCCAATGGTGGCGAGCGGGCAGCCTCACCGGCGCGGCCGTGGCCCTGGAGGATGAAGGGCCGGTCAATGAGGTGGCTCACCGCCTGCTGGAGGCTGGCGCTGATGTGGTCATCCTGCTGAAACCGGACGGGCGGCTCTCCGCACGCAGCAACAACCGGGTGAATGTGGCCGAACGCATGCAGGCCGGATTCCAGGGCGGCGGACATGCCCGCGCCGCCGGCGGGCAGTTGCCGGAAGGGCTCTCCCGCAGCGTCGAGGGGGCAGTGGAGGTGTTGCGGCGCCTGCTACGGGACGCGACCGGCCAGGAACCCCAGCCCGCCCTGCTTCCCTAG
- a CDS encoding conserved protein of unknown function (Evidence 4 : Unknown function but conserved in other organisms), translated as MSGHGPCARALAAVDPDGRKGWRCRPYRQAREAELLRLEDARGRPLALAKVYNGRRAAAKAEVERRGLEALAATGTVAVPAVVAAMPDGLVMDWIEPAGCPAGGALARTLGEDLAALHALPAPAYGLPFGNAVGVLSGPTPSYEQAGLFYVRERLDPLVTALAARGAPAALLDRLQAAREVLARRLPSPVPALLHGDLWSGNWLPGRGPDGRCRPYLIDPAVLWGDPVSELAFSECFGGFPAAFYEAYRALRPLPPDYRTWLRPAYQLYHALVHWWLFGDGYRSWVAELVELVLQAHPTH; from the coding sequence GTGAGCGGGCACGGGCCCTGCGCCCGGGCGCTGGCGGCGGTGGATCCGGACGGCCGGAAAGGCTGGCGTTGCCGGCCGTACCGTCAGGCCCGGGAGGCGGAGCTGCTGCGCCTCGAGGACGCGCGGGGGCGGCCTCTGGCCCTGGCCAAGGTCTATAACGGACGCCGGGCCGCGGCGAAGGCGGAGGTGGAACGGCGGGGGCTGGAGGCGCTGGCCGCCACCGGGACGGTGGCGGTCCCCGCGGTGGTGGCCGCCATGCCCGACGGGCTGGTGATGGACTGGATCGAGCCGGCCGGCTGCCCGGCCGGGGGCGCCCTGGCCCGCACCCTAGGGGAGGACCTGGCCGCCTTGCATGCCCTGCCTGCACCCGCCTACGGGTTGCCGTTCGGCAACGCGGTGGGGGTGCTGAGCGGCCCCACACCTTCCTACGAGCAGGCGGGCCTGTTCTATGTCCGGGAACGCCTGGATCCCCTGGTCACCGCCCTTGCCGCCCGGGGAGCGCCGGCAGCGCTGCTCGACCGCCTGCAGGCGGCCCGGGAGGTGCTGGCCCGGCGCCTGCCTTCGCCGGTGCCTGCCCTGCTGCATGGCGACCTCTGGTCCGGCAACTGGCTGCCGGGCCGGGGACCCGACGGGCGTTGCCGCCCCTACCTGATCGACCCGGCGGTCCTGTGGGGGGACCCGGTATCCGAGCTGGCGTTCAGCGAATGTTTCGGGGGCTTCCCGGCCGCCTTCTATGAAGCCTACCGGGCCCTGCGGCCGTTGCCGCCGGATTACCGGACCTGGCTGCGGCCGGCCTACCAGTTGTACCATGCCCTGGTGCACTGGTGGCTGTTCGGGGACGGTTACCGATCCTGGGTCGCGGAACTGGTGGAACTGGTCCTGCAGGCACACCCTACACATTGA